The following are from one region of the Streptomyces tuirus genome:
- a CDS encoding molybdopterin-containing oxidoreductase family protein, with protein sequence MTITRARSVCRMCHGGCGAIVELTDGVPTDIHGDPDNPTSEGYFCIKGKASLDLLRSPDRLTTPLVRTGPRGSGTFEPVGWEAALDRIAGELAATIDRHGPESVVLGQGTDRNYQEWVFRLANAIGTPNVVGPAHVCFYPRVMASIMTYGAFTFCDYDGDPEVVLLWGSNKPSTHSDGVIGVKLLRAVERGSRVITVDPRRTQTAARSSLHLVIQPGTDCALALGMIKTVIDEGWYDHDFVAAHTSGFDELAAHVQAYDIERVARITGLTPQLIHEATRSYALASRACIEAGTGLSQNENSFDTHRAIAILAAICGNIDAPGGDVIWEPMPIEGRRAFPRSDLLPEEQAEKRIGGGKHKILSMSGWVAPGDLHKAIVSGSPYPITSMLIFGSNMLASHENTALVREAMNKLDLVVVCDLFMTPTARYADVVLPTSSWLERDQIVEFNSYIAARRKIATVDGCRSDEEIILQLAERLGLGEHFFPSVEAALDAKLAGIDLTWEQFTKIGYIRNEKRYRKYRDGGFRTRSGRVNLMNHGLRAMGYEAFPVFRRPPEPDPALPYVMTSAHPRQFYNTEFHQLPTTSRGQSTARVTVHPDTAEREGLTDGEEVDLFTRAGARGVRMTVKISDSVAPNVVMADAGWWYPGESSVDESLRSSVNLLTDNDRSDVHMGSATMRGVAVGIRRLGPGRG encoded by the coding sequence TTGACGATCACCCGGGCCAGGTCCGTCTGCCGTATGTGCCACGGCGGTTGCGGCGCCATCGTCGAGCTCACGGACGGCGTGCCCACCGACATCCACGGGGACCCCGACAATCCCACGAGCGAGGGCTACTTCTGCATCAAGGGCAAGGCCTCACTCGACCTGCTGCGCAGCCCGGACCGGCTCACGACGCCGCTGGTCCGGACCGGCCCGCGCGGCTCGGGGACGTTCGAACCGGTCGGCTGGGAAGCCGCCCTCGACCGGATCGCCGGCGAGCTCGCCGCGACCATCGACCGGCACGGCCCCGAGTCCGTCGTCCTCGGCCAGGGCACCGACCGCAACTACCAGGAATGGGTGTTCCGGCTCGCCAACGCGATCGGGACGCCGAACGTGGTCGGTCCGGCCCACGTGTGCTTCTACCCACGGGTCATGGCCTCGATCATGACCTACGGCGCCTTCACCTTCTGCGACTACGACGGCGACCCTGAAGTCGTCCTGCTCTGGGGCAGCAACAAGCCCAGCACCCACTCGGACGGCGTGATCGGCGTCAAGCTGCTGCGAGCCGTCGAACGCGGCAGCCGCGTCATCACCGTCGATCCGCGACGCACACAGACCGCCGCCCGCTCGAGCCTGCATCTGGTGATCCAGCCGGGCACCGACTGCGCACTCGCCCTCGGCATGATCAAGACCGTCATCGACGAGGGCTGGTACGACCACGACTTCGTCGCCGCGCACACCTCCGGCTTCGACGAACTCGCCGCCCACGTGCAGGCGTACGACATCGAGCGGGTCGCACGTATCACCGGCCTCACACCCCAGCTCATCCACGAAGCCACCCGCTCCTACGCCCTCGCCTCCCGGGCGTGCATCGAGGCCGGAACCGGTCTGTCGCAGAACGAGAACTCCTTCGACACCCACCGCGCGATCGCCATCCTCGCCGCGATCTGCGGAAACATCGACGCCCCCGGCGGCGACGTGATCTGGGAGCCGATGCCGATCGAGGGCCGGCGTGCCTTCCCCCGCTCGGACCTGCTCCCGGAAGAGCAGGCCGAGAAGCGGATCGGCGGCGGCAAACACAAGATCCTTTCGATGTCCGGCTGGGTCGCGCCGGGAGACCTGCACAAGGCCATCGTGAGCGGGTCGCCGTACCCGATCACCTCCATGCTGATCTTCGGCAGCAACATGCTGGCCTCGCACGAGAACACCGCGCTGGTCCGCGAGGCGATGAACAAGCTGGACCTGGTCGTCGTGTGCGACCTGTTCATGACGCCGACCGCCCGGTACGCCGACGTCGTCCTGCCGACGTCGAGCTGGCTGGAGCGGGACCAGATCGTGGAGTTCAACTCCTACATCGCGGCCCGGCGGAAGATCGCCACGGTCGACGGCTGCCGCTCCGACGAGGAGATCATCCTCCAGCTCGCCGAACGGCTCGGCCTGGGCGAGCACTTCTTCCCCTCGGTGGAAGCCGCCCTCGACGCGAAGCTGGCCGGCATCGACCTCACCTGGGAACAGTTCACGAAGATCGGCTACATCCGCAACGAGAAGCGGTACCGCAAGTACCGCGACGGCGGATTCCGTACCCGGTCCGGACGCGTGAACCTCATGAACCACGGGCTGCGGGCCATGGGCTACGAGGCGTTCCCCGTCTTCCGGCGCCCGCCGGAGCCGGACCCGGCCCTGCCGTACGTGATGACCAGCGCCCATCCGCGCCAGTTCTACAACACCGAATTCCACCAACTCCCGACCACCTCGCGCGGCCAGAGCACGGCGCGGGTGACCGTCCATCCGGACACCGCGGAGCGGGAAGGGCTGACAGACGGCGAAGAGGTGGACCTCTTCACACGGGCCGGTGCGCGCGGGGTGCGCATGACGGTCAAGATCTCCGACTCCGTCGCACCGAACGTCGTGATGGCGGACGCCGGCTGGTGGTATCCGGGCGAGTCCTCGGTCGACGAGTCGCTCAGATCCTCGGTCAATCTCCTGACGGACAACGACCGTTCCGACGTGCACATGGGGAGCGCGACGATGAGAGGTGTAGCAGTGGGAATACGGCGGCTGGGGCCGGGCCGTGGCTAG
- a CDS encoding BtrH N-terminal domain-containing protein, translating into MRLGSHMRLATFQPQLGVHCETTTLRNMLHHAGAGISEAMLFGLGQGIDFQYWDAPDPARGTPMLTGRIEPGLLSRNACAALGVPLRASRSPDPESASAAVTELLAAGHVVGVSVDIFHLDYFSSRSHFASHYIAVYGLDDSLAHVVDTDQQGGAQTLPTQSLRRARASGEGFMPSPHLHLYVENLPERLTTDIDAVQREQIWHAIRLTAQRMTEDRGPRFGLRALRRAASEIAGWSDTLASPDETVPGVGRFWRFAGTGGANFRKLYREFLLEARQRYDDPELDPFVEDFGAVQRQWDQATDLLMAYRDADDGRRQLETVAALLHAIAGAEQATFERLLVSASKRAGEPA; encoded by the coding sequence ATGCGATTGGGAAGCCATATGCGCTTGGCGACATTTCAGCCCCAGCTCGGCGTTCATTGCGAGACGACCACCCTCCGCAACATGCTCCACCACGCCGGCGCCGGAATTTCCGAGGCCATGCTGTTCGGCCTGGGCCAGGGGATCGACTTCCAATACTGGGACGCTCCGGATCCCGCTCGAGGCACACCGATGCTCACCGGCCGGATCGAGCCGGGCCTGCTGTCCCGCAACGCCTGCGCGGCCCTGGGCGTGCCCTTGCGCGCATCGCGCTCACCCGACCCCGAATCGGCTTCCGCCGCAGTGACGGAACTGCTGGCCGCGGGACACGTCGTGGGAGTGTCCGTCGACATCTTCCACCTCGACTACTTCTCGTCCCGCAGTCATTTCGCGTCGCACTACATCGCCGTGTACGGGCTCGACGACTCCCTCGCCCACGTCGTCGACACCGACCAGCAGGGTGGGGCACAGACCCTGCCGACGCAGTCGCTGCGCCGCGCCCGCGCTTCCGGCGAGGGCTTCATGCCATCGCCCCACCTGCACCTGTACGTCGAGAATTTGCCGGAGCGTCTGACCACCGACATCGACGCGGTCCAGCGCGAACAGATCTGGCACGCCATCCGGCTGACCGCGCAGCGGATGACCGAGGACCGCGGTCCCCGGTTCGGTCTGCGCGCCCTGCGGCGGGCCGCCTCCGAGATCGCCGGATGGAGCGACACCCTCGCCTCCCCGGACGAGACGGTGCCGGGTGTCGGCCGCTTCTGGCGCTTCGCGGGAACCGGCGGGGCCAACTTCCGCAAGCTCTACCGGGAGTTCCTGCTGGAGGCCCGGCAGCGGTACGACGACCCGGAACTCGACCCGTTCGTCGAGGACTTCGGCGCTGTGCAGCGGCAGTGGGACCAGGCCACCGACCTGCTGATGGCCTACCGCGACGCGGACGACGGGCGACGGCAGCTGGAAACCGTCGCGGCCCTGCTGCACGCGATCGCCGGCGCCGAACAGGCCACCTTCGAAAGGCTGCTCGTCTCGGCCTCCAAACGGGCGGGTGAGCCGGCTTGA
- a CDS encoding TrpB-like pyridoxal phosphate-dependent enzyme has product MPTHWYNFLADLPGPMPEVRDSGSPTAAEISAQIRPRVLVEQNGSDEQWIAIPEPVTEWLRQCGRPTPLHRAHRLEKHLGTGARIYLKREDVLPTGSFKLNTAIAQAYYAAEEGRTTLVTETGAGQWGMSVALAAKMFSLQAEIFMVRCSLEQKPYRRHYMELLGAKVRPSPSTDTAIGRKILGENPGHPGSLGTAISDAIEHALGRPSAAYLAGSGMPHVYLHQTLLGLEVAQQLTETHGEDLGVDGRGDHLIACSGGGSNLCGLIGPHLRAKADGADLRFLAAESTAAPRLTQGVYAYGRTDLGGYTPEVLGYTMGESFIPPPNHVGGLRNHHSSALVSLLRHKGVLDAVAFDQRTALEAGRLLLQTEGLLLAPEAGHAVAAALDVAAKADAENAEPVIVVLASGSGFLDLQGYNEVLLDA; this is encoded by the coding sequence ATGCCGACCCATTGGTACAACTTCCTGGCGGATCTGCCCGGCCCCATGCCCGAAGTCAGGGATTCCGGAAGTCCCACGGCCGCTGAGATATCGGCCCAAATTCGGCCGCGAGTCCTCGTCGAGCAAAACGGTTCGGACGAGCAATGGATCGCCATTCCCGAACCGGTCACGGAGTGGCTGCGGCAGTGTGGCCGGCCGACACCCTTGCACCGGGCGCACCGGCTCGAGAAGCATCTCGGGACGGGCGCGAGAATCTACCTCAAGCGTGAAGACGTCCTTCCCACCGGCAGCTTCAAGCTGAACACCGCGATAGCCCAGGCGTATTACGCAGCCGAGGAGGGGCGGACGACGCTCGTCACCGAGACCGGGGCGGGTCAATGGGGGATGAGCGTCGCGCTGGCGGCGAAGATGTTCAGTCTCCAGGCCGAGATCTTCATGGTGAGGTGCTCGCTCGAGCAGAAGCCCTACCGGCGCCACTACATGGAGCTCCTGGGGGCCAAGGTCCGGCCGTCGCCGTCGACCGACACCGCGATCGGACGAAAGATCCTCGGGGAGAACCCGGGCCACCCCGGCAGTCTCGGCACCGCGATCAGCGACGCGATCGAGCACGCCCTGGGTCGCCCCTCCGCCGCGTATCTCGCCGGCAGCGGAATGCCGCACGTCTACCTTCACCAGACCTTGCTCGGCCTCGAGGTCGCGCAGCAGCTCACGGAAACCCACGGCGAGGACCTGGGCGTCGACGGGCGAGGCGACCACCTCATCGCGTGCTCGGGTGGCGGAAGCAACCTCTGCGGTCTCATCGGCCCTCACCTGCGGGCCAAGGCCGACGGGGCCGACCTCCGCTTCCTCGCCGCGGAATCCACCGCGGCGCCCCGGCTCACCCAGGGCGTCTACGCGTACGGCCGCACCGACCTGGGCGGCTACACGCCCGAGGTGCTCGGCTACACGATGGGGGAGAGCTTCATCCCCCCGCCCAACCACGTCGGCGGCCTGCGCAACCATCACAGCTCAGCACTGGTCAGCCTGCTCCGGCACAAGGGCGTCCTGGACGCCGTCGCCTTCGACCAGCGGACGGCCCTCGAAGCCGGCCGGCTACTGCTGCAGACCGAAGGCCTGTTGCTCGCCCCCGAGGCCGGTCACGCGGTCGCCGCGGCCCTGGACGTCGCGGCGAAGGCCGACGCGGAAAACGCCGAACCGGTGATCGTGGTCCTGGCCAGCGGCTCCGGATTCCTCGATCTGCAGGGATACAACGAAGTCCTGCTCGACGCATAG